A window from Betta splendens chromosome 1, fBetSpl5.4, whole genome shotgun sequence encodes these proteins:
- the si:dkey-93h22.8 gene encoding peroxisome proliferator-activated receptor gamma coactivator-related protein 1 isoform X3, whose translation MSSFSSVVAIRSQVGVPPRPVTTCPWPAWQRTMWSSKMAARWRGNDGLLNGNSGDFLSSSSRHEMLVSRGDVADLERSTQTCVDHSILAILQDSTVAPENKRGVDEENEKLLSALTEMLDSVEDDDGTLSPFDTLPESQLLMEPLAERSPSLPVSVKSNGANGGERSIERYSSPPRFKQESQAENKVAENEVEVFTAASLVNLVRLMHPYCLKLHVGEGDGPKTSSRLFSGEVWRYEKPTEESDEEINVVSEDEAPQNKTEDDEPERRSGSNGQLLKSVLVKRNSSSAPSSKEKKRVSFGSVQVASFDESQQKRSTGENLTTGHIYETVSCPTNGSKALEAPLCSALEPKTASSEMSSAAAEAVAPRGETKAKALSLQQYRQLRQKRRPLVEKQGNCTTKWPSVSEPPKGLLPLPCLQGQRQSSSEPKIVLLHPQSTSASTDHPQKPASKTSSYHNTTPSRPKPSEAKLSCRIHRSGLKRPRTQSRIISPVSPLPDVTDNKAKVVPQSKRRLVVKATLVSSDPPNPVLLPLALSQQLTAALLDPSSEPKAQPDANLHSTRHLAAHQTESSEACPDRQAPSSQPKPPVVSPPLDSTALLQESRDGVSETSPDVPSPLCSSVTQTECEKVPTQECSLSPMHETKQEPQTPQSQSLDHDKVQNSTGESGIEAPDLTSLLEQFEETQAKEKSVCETNPEPKHVPVIPVPVTRDLDAPLTAPESTSRIPVELLGTSEPLRNLPGLQISEHERVPEALSTEIILSTQKDQPARRRNPQSKAIQIIDPRPLPPKKTHSSSLESPAKYSPSHLQSSVSSDHDYCGPLSRSLTQRSRAKPSSLKDVHILATVGELQLGSCGSSAAARSKAQTSGEEAESLCSQLKARPEAEPSPDEALLVSGRATGGGGAGKHQAAACTLPTPPPSPLSRGREKRRYGRRSPQSDSSCSSMSSLSSSSSSGSRSPKRQKLRHRRSGSSSCSSSCSRSASRSPPRRNRLPYSRSRASRSRSRSWSRSRSRSPSPRICGRRWRDVYSSRDSRRLRREQEIRIQKLKAIDERRVVYVGRIRRSMTHSELRDRFSQFGEVECVSLHFRDRGDHYAFVTFFTMEDAFAAIDNGGKLRQPDELPFDICFGGRRQFCNSNYSDLDADRDTELSPAGSRLEDLDFDSLLKQAQRGVKR comes from the exons ATGTCCTCATTCTCGTCAGTGGTTGCAATCCGATCCCAGGTCGGTGTGCCTCCCAGGCCGGTGACCACGTGTCCCTGGCCGGCCTGGCAGCGGACCATGTGGAGCAGCAAGATGGCGGCGCGGTGGAGGGGCAACGACGGGCTTTTAAATGGCAACAGCGGGGActttctgagcagcagcagccgccacgAG atgcttgtgagCAGAGGCGACGTCGCAGACTTGGAGAGGAGCACGCAGACCTGTGTGGACCACTCCATCCTGGCCATCCTTCAGGACTCCACCGTTGCTCCAGAG AACAAGAGGGGAGTGGACGAAGAGAATGAGAAGTTGCTGTCGGCCCTGACGGAGATGCTGGACAGCGTGGAGGACGATGACGGCACGCTGTCTCCCTTCGACACCCTGCCAGAGAGCCAGCTCCTG ATGGAGCCACTCGCTGAAAGGTCTCCAAGTTTACCGGTCTCCGTCAAGAGCAATGGAGCTAatggaggagagcggagcatAGAGAGATACAGCAGCCCCCCACGGTTCAAACAGGAAAGTCAAGCTGAGAATAAGGTGGCAGAGAATGAAGTCGAGGTCTTCACCGCGGCGTCCCTCGTGAACCTGGTGAGGCTCATGCACCCCTACTGTCTGAAGCTGCATGTGGGCGAGGGCGACGGGCCGAAGACGAGCTCCAGATTGTTCTCTGGGGAGGTGTGGAGGTACGAGAAGCCCACGGAGGAGAGCGATGAGGAGATAAACGTCGTGTCCGAGGATGAGGCGCCTCAGAACAAGACGGAGGACGACGAGCCAGAGCGCAGGAGTGGAAGCAACGGTCAGCTCCTAAAGAGTGTGCTGGTGAAGAGGAATTCATCCAGCGCTCCGTCGtccaaagagaagaaaagagtgAGCTTTGGCTCCGTTCAAGTGGCTTCATTTGATGAGTCACAGCAAAAACGATCGACCGGGGAAAACCTCACCACTGGCCACATTTATGAGACCGTATCGTGTCCAACAAACGGATCAAAAGCACTTGAAGCCCCACTGTGTTCAGCGCTCGAACCCAAAACAGCCTCCTCGGAAATGAGCAGCGCCGCAGCTGAGGCCGTGGCACCAAGAGGTGAGACGAAGGCCAAAGCACTGAGCCTCCAGCAGTACAGGCAGCTGCGCCAGAAGAGGCGACCCCTGGTGGAGAAACAGGGGAACTGCACCACGAAGTGGCCCTCAGTTTCTGAGCCCCCCAAAGGGCTGCTCCCCCTCCCCTGCTTACAGGGCCAAAGGCAAAGCAGCAGTGAACCAAAGattgtcctcctccatccacaaAGTACCAGCGCCTCTACTGATCACCCTCAGAAACCTGCTTCTAAGACTTCCTCCTATCATAACACCACACCATCGAGACCTAAACCCTCAGAGGCCAAACTGTCGTGTCGTATACATCGTAGTGGACTAAAGCGCCCAAGGACTCAATCCAGAATAATCTCACCTGTGAGTCCACTGCCGGACGTCACAGATAACAAAGCAAAGGTTGTGCCTCAAAGCAAGAGGAGGTTAGTGGTGAAAGCAACACTGGTCAGCAGCGATCCCCCAAATCCTGTTCTCCTCCCATTAGCACTTAGCCAGCAGCTAACAGCAGCACTCCTGGACCCCTCATCAGAGCCCAAAGCGCAGCCGGACGCCAACCTTCACAGCACCAGACACTTAGCAGCACATCAGACTGAGTCCTCGGAGGCCTGTCCTGATCGACAGGCGCCCTCCTCACAGCCGAAGCCCCCGGTGGTGTCTCCACCTCTGGACAGCACCGCTCTGCTTCAGGAAAGCAGGGACGGGGTTAGTGAGACGTCGCCAGATGTCCCCTCACCACTGTGCTCCTCCGTCACACAAACGGAATGCGAAAAAGTCCCGACTCAGGAATGTAGTCTGAGCCCGATGCATGAAACCAAACAGGAACCACAGACCCCTCAGTCACAGAGTCTGGATCATGACAAAGTGCAGAACTCAACAGGAGAGTCGG GAATCGAAGCCCCTGATCTGACCAGTCTGCTGGAACAGTTTGAGGAAACACAAG CTAAAGAGAAGAGCGTATGTGAGACTAACCCAGAGCCCAAACACGTTCCTGTGATTCCTGTTCCTGTGACACGTGATTTGGACGCGCCGCTCACTGCACCAGAAAGTACCTCCAGGATACCAGTCGAACTATTAGGCACCTCAGAACCCCTCAGGAATCTGCCCGGCCTCCAGATTTCGGAGCACGAGCGCGTCCCTGAAGCCCTCAGCACTGAAATCATCCTCAGTACTCAGAAAGATCAGCCAGCAAGACGCAGAAATCCTCAGTCCAAAGCCATTCAGATCATCGACCCTCGTCCCCTCCCGCCCAAAAAGACCCACAGCAGCTCTCTGGAGTCCCCGGCTAAATACAGCCCCTCTCACCTGCAGTCGTCTGTGTCTTCAGACCATGATTACTGTGGACCCTTGAGCCGCTCACTTACTCAGCGCAGCAGAGCAAAGCCATCCTCACTCAAGGACGTCCACATCCTTGCAACTGTTGGTGAATTGCAGCTCGGCTCATGTGgctccagtgctgctgctcgAAGCAAAGCACAGACCTCGGGTGAAGAAGCAGAGTCTCTGTGTTCGCAGCTCAAGGCCAGACCGGAGGCAGAGCCGTCACCAGACGAGGCTCTGCTGGTTTCAGGCCGTGCTACAGGGGGCGGTGGTGCAGGTAAACACCAGGCAGCAGCCTGCACTCTGCCCACGCCTCCACCCAGTCCTctgagcagagggagggagaagaggaggtaTGGGAGAAGGTCTCCTcagtctgactccagctgcagctccatgtcatccttgtcctcctcctccagctctggatCGCGCTCCCCTAAAAGACAAAA GCTCCGTCACAGGCGCTCAGGGAGCAGCTCCTGTTCGTCATCCTGCTCTCGCTCCGCATCTCGCTCGCCGCCCCGGCGCAACAGGTTGCCTTACTCCAGATCTAGAGCCAGCAGATCAAGGTCCCGGTCTTGGTCCCGGTCCAGATCGCGGTCACCATCCCCACGGATCTGCGGCAGGCGATGGAGAGATGTGTACAG cagcagagactccagGAGGCTCAGGAGGGAACAGGAGATCAGGATCCAGAAACTTAAAGCCATA GATGAACGCAGGGTGGTGTATGTCGGCCGGATCCGCCGGTCCATGACACACAGTGAACTGAGGGACCGCTTCTCCCAGTTTGGCGAGGTGGAATGTGTGTCGCTTCACTTCAGAGACAGAGG CGACCACTATGCCTTCGTCACCTTCTTCACCATGGAGGACGCCTTCGCAGCCATTGATAATGGCGGCAAACTACGGCAGCCTGATGAGCTTCCTTTTGACATCTGCTTCGGTGGAAGAAGACAGTTCTGCAATTCAAATTATTCTGATCTTG ACGCAGACCGAGATACAGAGCTGTCTCCTGCTGGGAGCAGGCTGGAGGACCTGGACTTCGATTCGCTGCTGAAACAGGCCCAGAGAGGAGTGAAGAGGTAG
- the si:dkey-93h22.8 gene encoding peroxisome proliferator-activated receptor gamma coactivator-related protein 1 isoform X2, with translation MSSFSSVVAIRSQVGVPPRPVTTCPWPAWQRTMWSSKMAARWRGNDGLLNGNSGDFLSSSSRHEMLVSRGDVADLERSTQTCVDHSILAILQDSTVAPENKRGVDEENEKLLSALTEMLDSVEDDDGTLSPFDTLPESQLLVRSMEPLAERSPSLPVSVKSNGANGGERSIERYSSPPRFKQESQAENKVAENEVEVFTAASLVNLVRLMHPYCLKLHVGEGDGPKTSSRLFSGEVWRYEKPTEESDEEINVVSEDEAPQNKTEDDEPERRSGSNGQLLKSVLVKRNSSSAPSSKEKKRVSFGSVQVASFDESQQKRSTGENLTTGHIYETVSCPTNGSKALEAPLCSALEPKTASSEMSSAAAEAVAPRGETKAKALSLQQYRQLRQKRRPLVEKQGNCTTKWPSVSEPPKGLLPLPCLQGQRQSSSEPKIVLLHPQSTSASTDHPQKPASKTSSYHNTTPSRPKPSEAKLSCRIHRSGLKRPRTQSRIISPVSPLPDVTDNKAKVVPQSKRRLVVKATLVSSDPPNPVLLPLALSQQLTAALLDPSSEPKAQPDANLHSTRHLAAHQTESSEACPDRQAPSSQPKPPVVSPPLDSTALLQESRDGVSETSPDVPSPLCSSVTQTECEKVPTQECSLSPMHETKQEPQTPQSQSLDHDKVQNSTGESGIEAPDLTSLLEQFEETQAKEKSVCETNPEPKHVPVIPVPVTRDLDAPLTAPESTSRIPVELLGTSEPLRNLPGLQISEHERVPEALSTEIILSTQKDQPARRRNPQSKAIQIIDPRPLPPKKTHSSSLESPAKYSPSHLQSSVSSDHDYCGPLSRSLTQRSRAKPSSLKDVHILATVGELQLGSCGSSAAARSKAQTSGEEAESLCSQLKARPEAEPSPDEALLVSGRATGGGGAGKHQAAACTLPTPPPSPLSRGREKRRYGRRSPQSDSSCSSMSSLSSSSSSGSRSPKRQKLRHRRSGSSSCSSSCSRSASRSPPRRNRLPYSRSRASRSRSRSWSRSRSRSPSPRICGRRWRDVYSRDSRRLRREQEIRIQKLKAIDERRVVYVGRIRRSMTHSELRDRFSQFGEVECVSLHFRDRGDHYAFVTFFTMEDAFAAIDNGGKLRQPDELPFDICFGGRRQFCNSNYSDLDADRDTELSPAGSRLEDLDFDSLLKQAQRGVKR, from the exons ATGTCCTCATTCTCGTCAGTGGTTGCAATCCGATCCCAGGTCGGTGTGCCTCCCAGGCCGGTGACCACGTGTCCCTGGCCGGCCTGGCAGCGGACCATGTGGAGCAGCAAGATGGCGGCGCGGTGGAGGGGCAACGACGGGCTTTTAAATGGCAACAGCGGGGActttctgagcagcagcagccgccacgAG atgcttgtgagCAGAGGCGACGTCGCAGACTTGGAGAGGAGCACGCAGACCTGTGTGGACCACTCCATCCTGGCCATCCTTCAGGACTCCACCGTTGCTCCAGAG AACAAGAGGGGAGTGGACGAAGAGAATGAGAAGTTGCTGTCGGCCCTGACGGAGATGCTGGACAGCGTGGAGGACGATGACGGCACGCTGTCTCCCTTCGACACCCTGCCAGAGAGCCAGCTCCTGGTGCGGTCG ATGGAGCCACTCGCTGAAAGGTCTCCAAGTTTACCGGTCTCCGTCAAGAGCAATGGAGCTAatggaggagagcggagcatAGAGAGATACAGCAGCCCCCCACGGTTCAAACAGGAAAGTCAAGCTGAGAATAAGGTGGCAGAGAATGAAGTCGAGGTCTTCACCGCGGCGTCCCTCGTGAACCTGGTGAGGCTCATGCACCCCTACTGTCTGAAGCTGCATGTGGGCGAGGGCGACGGGCCGAAGACGAGCTCCAGATTGTTCTCTGGGGAGGTGTGGAGGTACGAGAAGCCCACGGAGGAGAGCGATGAGGAGATAAACGTCGTGTCCGAGGATGAGGCGCCTCAGAACAAGACGGAGGACGACGAGCCAGAGCGCAGGAGTGGAAGCAACGGTCAGCTCCTAAAGAGTGTGCTGGTGAAGAGGAATTCATCCAGCGCTCCGTCGtccaaagagaagaaaagagtgAGCTTTGGCTCCGTTCAAGTGGCTTCATTTGATGAGTCACAGCAAAAACGATCGACCGGGGAAAACCTCACCACTGGCCACATTTATGAGACCGTATCGTGTCCAACAAACGGATCAAAAGCACTTGAAGCCCCACTGTGTTCAGCGCTCGAACCCAAAACAGCCTCCTCGGAAATGAGCAGCGCCGCAGCTGAGGCCGTGGCACCAAGAGGTGAGACGAAGGCCAAAGCACTGAGCCTCCAGCAGTACAGGCAGCTGCGCCAGAAGAGGCGACCCCTGGTGGAGAAACAGGGGAACTGCACCACGAAGTGGCCCTCAGTTTCTGAGCCCCCCAAAGGGCTGCTCCCCCTCCCCTGCTTACAGGGCCAAAGGCAAAGCAGCAGTGAACCAAAGattgtcctcctccatccacaaAGTACCAGCGCCTCTACTGATCACCCTCAGAAACCTGCTTCTAAGACTTCCTCCTATCATAACACCACACCATCGAGACCTAAACCCTCAGAGGCCAAACTGTCGTGTCGTATACATCGTAGTGGACTAAAGCGCCCAAGGACTCAATCCAGAATAATCTCACCTGTGAGTCCACTGCCGGACGTCACAGATAACAAAGCAAAGGTTGTGCCTCAAAGCAAGAGGAGGTTAGTGGTGAAAGCAACACTGGTCAGCAGCGATCCCCCAAATCCTGTTCTCCTCCCATTAGCACTTAGCCAGCAGCTAACAGCAGCACTCCTGGACCCCTCATCAGAGCCCAAAGCGCAGCCGGACGCCAACCTTCACAGCACCAGACACTTAGCAGCACATCAGACTGAGTCCTCGGAGGCCTGTCCTGATCGACAGGCGCCCTCCTCACAGCCGAAGCCCCCGGTGGTGTCTCCACCTCTGGACAGCACCGCTCTGCTTCAGGAAAGCAGGGACGGGGTTAGTGAGACGTCGCCAGATGTCCCCTCACCACTGTGCTCCTCCGTCACACAAACGGAATGCGAAAAAGTCCCGACTCAGGAATGTAGTCTGAGCCCGATGCATGAAACCAAACAGGAACCACAGACCCCTCAGTCACAGAGTCTGGATCATGACAAAGTGCAGAACTCAACAGGAGAGTCGG GAATCGAAGCCCCTGATCTGACCAGTCTGCTGGAACAGTTTGAGGAAACACAAG CTAAAGAGAAGAGCGTATGTGAGACTAACCCAGAGCCCAAACACGTTCCTGTGATTCCTGTTCCTGTGACACGTGATTTGGACGCGCCGCTCACTGCACCAGAAAGTACCTCCAGGATACCAGTCGAACTATTAGGCACCTCAGAACCCCTCAGGAATCTGCCCGGCCTCCAGATTTCGGAGCACGAGCGCGTCCCTGAAGCCCTCAGCACTGAAATCATCCTCAGTACTCAGAAAGATCAGCCAGCAAGACGCAGAAATCCTCAGTCCAAAGCCATTCAGATCATCGACCCTCGTCCCCTCCCGCCCAAAAAGACCCACAGCAGCTCTCTGGAGTCCCCGGCTAAATACAGCCCCTCTCACCTGCAGTCGTCTGTGTCTTCAGACCATGATTACTGTGGACCCTTGAGCCGCTCACTTACTCAGCGCAGCAGAGCAAAGCCATCCTCACTCAAGGACGTCCACATCCTTGCAACTGTTGGTGAATTGCAGCTCGGCTCATGTGgctccagtgctgctgctcgAAGCAAAGCACAGACCTCGGGTGAAGAAGCAGAGTCTCTGTGTTCGCAGCTCAAGGCCAGACCGGAGGCAGAGCCGTCACCAGACGAGGCTCTGCTGGTTTCAGGCCGTGCTACAGGGGGCGGTGGTGCAGGTAAACACCAGGCAGCAGCCTGCACTCTGCCCACGCCTCCACCCAGTCCTctgagcagagggagggagaagaggaggtaTGGGAGAAGGTCTCCTcagtctgactccagctgcagctccatgtcatccttgtcctcctcctccagctctggatCGCGCTCCCCTAAAAGACAAAA GCTCCGTCACAGGCGCTCAGGGAGCAGCTCCTGTTCGTCATCCTGCTCTCGCTCCGCATCTCGCTCGCCGCCCCGGCGCAACAGGTTGCCTTACTCCAGATCTAGAGCCAGCAGATCAAGGTCCCGGTCTTGGTCCCGGTCCAGATCGCGGTCACCATCCCCACGGATCTGCGGCAGGCGATGGAGAGATGTGTACAG cagagactccagGAGGCTCAGGAGGGAACAGGAGATCAGGATCCAGAAACTTAAAGCCATA GATGAACGCAGGGTGGTGTATGTCGGCCGGATCCGCCGGTCCATGACACACAGTGAACTGAGGGACCGCTTCTCCCAGTTTGGCGAGGTGGAATGTGTGTCGCTTCACTTCAGAGACAGAGG CGACCACTATGCCTTCGTCACCTTCTTCACCATGGAGGACGCCTTCGCAGCCATTGATAATGGCGGCAAACTACGGCAGCCTGATGAGCTTCCTTTTGACATCTGCTTCGGTGGAAGAAGACAGTTCTGCAATTCAAATTATTCTGATCTTG ACGCAGACCGAGATACAGAGCTGTCTCCTGCTGGGAGCAGGCTGGAGGACCTGGACTTCGATTCGCTGCTGAAACAGGCCCAGAGAGGAGTGAAGAGGTAG
- the si:dkey-93h22.8 gene encoding peroxisome proliferator-activated receptor gamma coactivator-related protein 1 isoform X1: MSSFSSVVAIRSQVGVPPRPVTTCPWPAWQRTMWSSKMAARWRGNDGLLNGNSGDFLSSSSRHEMLVSRGDVADLERSTQTCVDHSILAILQDSTVAPENKRGVDEENEKLLSALTEMLDSVEDDDGTLSPFDTLPESQLLVRSMEPLAERSPSLPVSVKSNGANGGERSIERYSSPPRFKQESQAENKVAENEVEVFTAASLVNLVRLMHPYCLKLHVGEGDGPKTSSRLFSGEVWRYEKPTEESDEEINVVSEDEAPQNKTEDDEPERRSGSNGQLLKSVLVKRNSSSAPSSKEKKRVSFGSVQVASFDESQQKRSTGENLTTGHIYETVSCPTNGSKALEAPLCSALEPKTASSEMSSAAAEAVAPRGETKAKALSLQQYRQLRQKRRPLVEKQGNCTTKWPSVSEPPKGLLPLPCLQGQRQSSSEPKIVLLHPQSTSASTDHPQKPASKTSSYHNTTPSRPKPSEAKLSCRIHRSGLKRPRTQSRIISPVSPLPDVTDNKAKVVPQSKRRLVVKATLVSSDPPNPVLLPLALSQQLTAALLDPSSEPKAQPDANLHSTRHLAAHQTESSEACPDRQAPSSQPKPPVVSPPLDSTALLQESRDGVSETSPDVPSPLCSSVTQTECEKVPTQECSLSPMHETKQEPQTPQSQSLDHDKVQNSTGESGIEAPDLTSLLEQFEETQAKEKSVCETNPEPKHVPVIPVPVTRDLDAPLTAPESTSRIPVELLGTSEPLRNLPGLQISEHERVPEALSTEIILSTQKDQPARRRNPQSKAIQIIDPRPLPPKKTHSSSLESPAKYSPSHLQSSVSSDHDYCGPLSRSLTQRSRAKPSSLKDVHILATVGELQLGSCGSSAAARSKAQTSGEEAESLCSQLKARPEAEPSPDEALLVSGRATGGGGAGKHQAAACTLPTPPPSPLSRGREKRRYGRRSPQSDSSCSSMSSLSSSSSSGSRSPKRQKLRHRRSGSSSCSSSCSRSASRSPPRRNRLPYSRSRASRSRSRSWSRSRSRSPSPRICGRRWRDVYSSRDSRRLRREQEIRIQKLKAIDERRVVYVGRIRRSMTHSELRDRFSQFGEVECVSLHFRDRGDHYAFVTFFTMEDAFAAIDNGGKLRQPDELPFDICFGGRRQFCNSNYSDLDADRDTELSPAGSRLEDLDFDSLLKQAQRGVKR, translated from the exons ATGTCCTCATTCTCGTCAGTGGTTGCAATCCGATCCCAGGTCGGTGTGCCTCCCAGGCCGGTGACCACGTGTCCCTGGCCGGCCTGGCAGCGGACCATGTGGAGCAGCAAGATGGCGGCGCGGTGGAGGGGCAACGACGGGCTTTTAAATGGCAACAGCGGGGActttctgagcagcagcagccgccacgAG atgcttgtgagCAGAGGCGACGTCGCAGACTTGGAGAGGAGCACGCAGACCTGTGTGGACCACTCCATCCTGGCCATCCTTCAGGACTCCACCGTTGCTCCAGAG AACAAGAGGGGAGTGGACGAAGAGAATGAGAAGTTGCTGTCGGCCCTGACGGAGATGCTGGACAGCGTGGAGGACGATGACGGCACGCTGTCTCCCTTCGACACCCTGCCAGAGAGCCAGCTCCTGGTGCGGTCG ATGGAGCCACTCGCTGAAAGGTCTCCAAGTTTACCGGTCTCCGTCAAGAGCAATGGAGCTAatggaggagagcggagcatAGAGAGATACAGCAGCCCCCCACGGTTCAAACAGGAAAGTCAAGCTGAGAATAAGGTGGCAGAGAATGAAGTCGAGGTCTTCACCGCGGCGTCCCTCGTGAACCTGGTGAGGCTCATGCACCCCTACTGTCTGAAGCTGCATGTGGGCGAGGGCGACGGGCCGAAGACGAGCTCCAGATTGTTCTCTGGGGAGGTGTGGAGGTACGAGAAGCCCACGGAGGAGAGCGATGAGGAGATAAACGTCGTGTCCGAGGATGAGGCGCCTCAGAACAAGACGGAGGACGACGAGCCAGAGCGCAGGAGTGGAAGCAACGGTCAGCTCCTAAAGAGTGTGCTGGTGAAGAGGAATTCATCCAGCGCTCCGTCGtccaaagagaagaaaagagtgAGCTTTGGCTCCGTTCAAGTGGCTTCATTTGATGAGTCACAGCAAAAACGATCGACCGGGGAAAACCTCACCACTGGCCACATTTATGAGACCGTATCGTGTCCAACAAACGGATCAAAAGCACTTGAAGCCCCACTGTGTTCAGCGCTCGAACCCAAAACAGCCTCCTCGGAAATGAGCAGCGCCGCAGCTGAGGCCGTGGCACCAAGAGGTGAGACGAAGGCCAAAGCACTGAGCCTCCAGCAGTACAGGCAGCTGCGCCAGAAGAGGCGACCCCTGGTGGAGAAACAGGGGAACTGCACCACGAAGTGGCCCTCAGTTTCTGAGCCCCCCAAAGGGCTGCTCCCCCTCCCCTGCTTACAGGGCCAAAGGCAAAGCAGCAGTGAACCAAAGattgtcctcctccatccacaaAGTACCAGCGCCTCTACTGATCACCCTCAGAAACCTGCTTCTAAGACTTCCTCCTATCATAACACCACACCATCGAGACCTAAACCCTCAGAGGCCAAACTGTCGTGTCGTATACATCGTAGTGGACTAAAGCGCCCAAGGACTCAATCCAGAATAATCTCACCTGTGAGTCCACTGCCGGACGTCACAGATAACAAAGCAAAGGTTGTGCCTCAAAGCAAGAGGAGGTTAGTGGTGAAAGCAACACTGGTCAGCAGCGATCCCCCAAATCCTGTTCTCCTCCCATTAGCACTTAGCCAGCAGCTAACAGCAGCACTCCTGGACCCCTCATCAGAGCCCAAAGCGCAGCCGGACGCCAACCTTCACAGCACCAGACACTTAGCAGCACATCAGACTGAGTCCTCGGAGGCCTGTCCTGATCGACAGGCGCCCTCCTCACAGCCGAAGCCCCCGGTGGTGTCTCCACCTCTGGACAGCACCGCTCTGCTTCAGGAAAGCAGGGACGGGGTTAGTGAGACGTCGCCAGATGTCCCCTCACCACTGTGCTCCTCCGTCACACAAACGGAATGCGAAAAAGTCCCGACTCAGGAATGTAGTCTGAGCCCGATGCATGAAACCAAACAGGAACCACAGACCCCTCAGTCACAGAGTCTGGATCATGACAAAGTGCAGAACTCAACAGGAGAGTCGG GAATCGAAGCCCCTGATCTGACCAGTCTGCTGGAACAGTTTGAGGAAACACAAG CTAAAGAGAAGAGCGTATGTGAGACTAACCCAGAGCCCAAACACGTTCCTGTGATTCCTGTTCCTGTGACACGTGATTTGGACGCGCCGCTCACTGCACCAGAAAGTACCTCCAGGATACCAGTCGAACTATTAGGCACCTCAGAACCCCTCAGGAATCTGCCCGGCCTCCAGATTTCGGAGCACGAGCGCGTCCCTGAAGCCCTCAGCACTGAAATCATCCTCAGTACTCAGAAAGATCAGCCAGCAAGACGCAGAAATCCTCAGTCCAAAGCCATTCAGATCATCGACCCTCGTCCCCTCCCGCCCAAAAAGACCCACAGCAGCTCTCTGGAGTCCCCGGCTAAATACAGCCCCTCTCACCTGCAGTCGTCTGTGTCTTCAGACCATGATTACTGTGGACCCTTGAGCCGCTCACTTACTCAGCGCAGCAGAGCAAAGCCATCCTCACTCAAGGACGTCCACATCCTTGCAACTGTTGGTGAATTGCAGCTCGGCTCATGTGgctccagtgctgctgctcgAAGCAAAGCACAGACCTCGGGTGAAGAAGCAGAGTCTCTGTGTTCGCAGCTCAAGGCCAGACCGGAGGCAGAGCCGTCACCAGACGAGGCTCTGCTGGTTTCAGGCCGTGCTACAGGGGGCGGTGGTGCAGGTAAACACCAGGCAGCAGCCTGCACTCTGCCCACGCCTCCACCCAGTCCTctgagcagagggagggagaagaggaggtaTGGGAGAAGGTCTCCTcagtctgactccagctgcagctccatgtcatccttgtcctcctcctccagctctggatCGCGCTCCCCTAAAAGACAAAA GCTCCGTCACAGGCGCTCAGGGAGCAGCTCCTGTTCGTCATCCTGCTCTCGCTCCGCATCTCGCTCGCCGCCCCGGCGCAACAGGTTGCCTTACTCCAGATCTAGAGCCAGCAGATCAAGGTCCCGGTCTTGGTCCCGGTCCAGATCGCGGTCACCATCCCCACGGATCTGCGGCAGGCGATGGAGAGATGTGTACAG cagcagagactccagGAGGCTCAGGAGGGAACAGGAGATCAGGATCCAGAAACTTAAAGCCATA GATGAACGCAGGGTGGTGTATGTCGGCCGGATCCGCCGGTCCATGACACACAGTGAACTGAGGGACCGCTTCTCCCAGTTTGGCGAGGTGGAATGTGTGTCGCTTCACTTCAGAGACAGAGG CGACCACTATGCCTTCGTCACCTTCTTCACCATGGAGGACGCCTTCGCAGCCATTGATAATGGCGGCAAACTACGGCAGCCTGATGAGCTTCCTTTTGACATCTGCTTCGGTGGAAGAAGACAGTTCTGCAATTCAAATTATTCTGATCTTG ACGCAGACCGAGATACAGAGCTGTCTCCTGCTGGGAGCAGGCTGGAGGACCTGGACTTCGATTCGCTGCTGAAACAGGCCCAGAGAGGAGTGAAGAGGTAG